A genomic window from uncultured Tolumonas sp. includes:
- a CDS encoding IS110 family transposase, which produces MNTDTHQNINVGVDTGKSQLDIFIRPLEIFFSVSNDEKGIKEAIKTIKTHHPQRIVIEATGRLEMPFILACAEAKLPFVIANPRHIKRFAGAIGRRAKTDKLDAQLIAHYSEAIKPKLAELKPENMRLMSELVARRRQLLTMQTMEKNRLQSLPKHIAATIKPVLTVFKNQLEKTEQKIRKLIEDNPEYQSKNRILQSVPGIGHIAAASIISNVPELGYINHKQAAALIGVAPINRESGCYKGKRVTQGGRAQVRTVLYMAMMSAMQCNPIFKATYARLLAAGKPKKVAIIACVRKMVVILNSMLRDGVMWDENRTKN; this is translated from the coding sequence ATGAATACAGATACACATCAAAACATAAATGTTGGTGTTGATACCGGCAAGTCACAACTGGATATTTTTATTCGCCCCCTCGAGATATTTTTTAGCGTATCCAATGACGAGAAAGGGATCAAAGAAGCTATTAAAACGATTAAAACGCATCATCCTCAGCGGATCGTTATTGAAGCGACAGGGCGCTTGGAAATGCCGTTTATATTGGCTTGCGCAGAAGCCAAATTACCGTTTGTGATCGCTAATCCTCGGCACATCAAACGCTTCGCCGGGGCCATAGGGCGGCGAGCGAAGACGGATAAACTCGATGCGCAGCTGATTGCTCATTACAGTGAAGCCATCAAACCAAAGCTCGCGGAGCTAAAGCCAGAAAATATGCGATTAATGAGTGAGTTAGTTGCTCGGAGGCGGCAACTTCTGACCATGCAAACCATGGAGAAGAATCGCCTCCAATCACTCCCCAAGCATATTGCGGCCACGATTAAGCCAGTCCTGACAGTGTTTAAAAATCAACTAGAAAAGACAGAACAAAAGATCCGAAAACTGATCGAAGACAACCCAGAGTATCAAAGCAAAAATAGGATACTCCAGAGCGTTCCGGGCATTGGGCATATTGCGGCCGCGTCGATTATTAGTAACGTACCAGAGCTGGGCTATATCAACCATAAACAGGCAGCGGCGCTCATTGGAGTAGCTCCGATAAATAGAGAAAGCGGGTGCTATAAAGGCAAAAGAGTGACCCAAGGTGGGCGAGCCCAAGTTCGTACAGTTTTATACATGGCGATGATGTCAGCCATGCAGTGTAACCCGATATTTAAAGCGACGTATGCCCGGTTATTGGCAGCAGGGAAGCCGAAAAAAGTGGCGATAATTGCCTGTGTCCGGAAGATGGTCGTGATCTTAAATTCGATGTTACGCGATGGCGTCATGTGGGACGAAAATAGAACTAAAAATTAG